From the Streptococcus sp. 29887 genome, one window contains:
- a CDS encoding glycosyltransferase family 2 protein has protein sequence MTLLSIAIPSYNSEAYLHYCVHSLVMGGDKVEILIINDGSTDRTQEIAEELANQFSNVRAIYQENKGHGGAVNTGIREAKGKYFKVVDSDDWVDTRAYLKILESLQALEEANTPVDAFISNFVYEKEGQSRKKSMSYQDVLPENRIFGWEDVGAFSKGQYMMMHSLIYRTDLLREVGLVLPEHTFYVDNIFVFTPLQAVKTMFYLPVDFYRYFIGRNDQSVNESVMIKRIDQQLKVNRILVDNLDLEAVDNPDLRSYLLNHVEITTIISCALLNRAGTAEHMMKKQELWHYIRDNNPALFKIVRNGLLGQLTNLYGYPGRKISNAVYKIAKRIYGFN, from the coding sequence ATGACCTTACTAAGCATTGCCATACCGAGTTATAATTCGGAGGCCTACCTTCATTACTGTGTTCATTCCCTTGTAATGGGTGGGGACAAGGTTGAGATTCTGATTATTAACGATGGTTCAACAGACCGAACTCAGGAAATCGCAGAGGAACTTGCCAATCAATTTTCAAATGTGCGAGCTATCTATCAAGAGAATAAGGGCCATGGCGGAGCTGTAAATACAGGGATACGTGAGGCCAAGGGTAAGTACTTTAAAGTCGTGGATTCAGATGACTGGGTCGATACCAGAGCCTATTTGAAGATTTTGGAAAGTTTACAGGCTTTGGAAGAAGCAAATACACCTGTTGATGCCTTCATTTCCAACTTTGTTTACGAAAAAGAAGGGCAATCTCGGAAGAAATCCATGTCCTATCAGGATGTCTTACCCGAAAATCGTATTTTCGGCTGGGAGGATGTAGGTGCCTTTTCCAAGGGTCAGTACATGATGATGCATTCCCTGATTTACAGGACTGATTTATTGCGTGAGGTTGGTCTCGTTCTACCAGAGCATACTTTCTATGTGGATAATATTTTCGTATTTACTCCTTTGCAGGCTGTGAAAACGATGTTCTATCTTCCAGTAGATTTTTATCGTTACTTTATTGGGCGAAATGACCAGTCTGTCAATGAATCCGTCATGATTAAGCGCATTGACCAGCAGTTGAAAGTCAATCGAATCTTGGTAGATAATTTAGACTTGGAGGCGGTTGACAATCCTGATTTACGAAGTTATTTGCTCAATCATGTGGAGATTACGACCATTATCTCCTGTGCCCTTCTCAATCGTGCTGGAACAGCTGAACATATGATGAAAAAGCAGGAATTATGGCACTATATTCGGGATAACAATCCCGCCCTTTTCAAGATTGTCCGCAATGGCTTGTTGGGGCAGTTGACCAATCTCTACGGTTACCCTGGTCGAAAAATTTCTAATGCTGTCTATAAAATCGCGAAAAGAATTTATGGTTTCAACTAA
- a CDS encoding Veg family protein — MSDAFTDVAKMKQIKQDIKDHEGQIVELTLENGRKREKNKQGRITEVYQSLFIVEFEDPNNTFVESYTYSDVLTEKILIHYLD; from the coding sequence ATGAGTGATGCATTTACAGATGTTGCTAAGATGAAGCAGATCAAACAAGATATTAAAGACCACGAGGGCCAGATTGTCGAGTTGACCCTTGAAAATGGTCGTAAGCGTGAGAAGAATAAGCAAGGTCGGATTACAGAAGTTTATCAGTCTTTGTTTATCGTTGAGTTTGAAGATCCAAACAATACGTTTGTGGAATCGTATACTTACTCGGATGTTTTGACGGAAAAGATTTTAATTCATTACTTGGATTAG
- a CDS encoding TlpA family protein disulfide reductase: MKKLVSIVVCLLVSCFVLTACSLLPLVSPSSTESTLQANQPVTLDFSLKDKDGKDVNLADYKGKKIYINVWATYCGPCQREIPELEEVYQEYKDKEDYVFLSITSPKDAEFANTNPSDVSKDEILEKASELGATYPVLFDTKDQAMTHFGIAAFPTHILINSDGTLKVSFVGQVQKDKLVELLEEMQ; this comes from the coding sequence ATGAAAAAGTTGGTATCGATTGTCGTTTGCTTACTTGTTTCTTGCTTTGTTTTGACTGCCTGCTCCCTTTTACCATTGGTCAGTCCATCTTCTACTGAGTCGACTTTACAGGCAAATCAACCAGTCACGCTAGATTTTTCCCTAAAGGATAAGGATGGGAAGGATGTCAATCTAGCAGATTACAAGGGGAAAAAGATTTACATCAATGTTTGGGCAACCTATTGTGGTCCTTGTCAGAGGGAAATTCCTGAATTGGAGGAAGTTTACCAAGAGTACAAGGATAAGGAAGATTATGTTTTCTTGTCTATCACGTCACCTAAGGATGCCGAGTTTGCGAATACCAATCCATCCGATGTGAGCAAGGATGAGATCTTGGAGAAGGCTAGTGAGTTAGGAGCGACCTATCCAGTCTTATTTGATACCAAGGATCAGGCTATGACACATTTTGGTATTGCTGCTTTTCCGACACATATCCTTATCAATAGTGATGGAACCCTCAAGGTTTCTTTTGTAGGACAGGTTCAAAAGGATAAGCTGGTTGAATTATTGGAAGAAATGCAATAA
- a CDS encoding sigma-70 family RNA polymerase sigma factor, which translates to MEFEKVYDSVKGIVNKARKEFYIKLWDRDDWEQEGMMTLFELLEEQPWLIGERVQLYCYFKVKFRNRVKDRVRRQESQKRKFDRLPHEDIHDLSHLIQSPGLVNDELLMLRGALRDYRKNLSMDQLENYEKLISGQSFNGRKNMLRDLQEHLKDFC; encoded by the coding sequence ATGGAATTTGAAAAGGTGTATGATAGCGTAAAAGGGATTGTCAACAAGGCTCGTAAAGAGTTTTATATCAAACTGTGGGACAGAGATGATTGGGAACAAGAAGGCATGATGACTTTGTTCGAACTATTGGAAGAGCAGCCTTGGTTGATTGGGGAAAGAGTTCAGCTGTATTGTTATTTCAAGGTTAAATTCCGAAATCGGGTTAAGGACCGAGTTCGCAGACAGGAAAGTCAGAAGCGCAAGTTTGACCGTTTGCCTCATGAAGATATTCACGACCTATCACATCTCATCCAATCACCTGGTTTGGTTAATGACGAGCTATTGATGTTGAGAGGTGCCTTGAGAGATTATCGGAAAAATTTGTCTATGGACCAATTGGAAAATTACGAAAAACTCATCAGTGGTCAGAGTTTCAATGGTCGCAAGAATATGCTTCGGGATTTGCAAGAACACTTAAAGGATTTTTGTTGA
- a CDS encoding BlaI/MecI/CopY family transcriptional regulator, producing the protein MNELKRLPDTEFSVLRTIWHLPNPVTSAQIISHLGEDNHWKPQTLLTILARLTEKGFLKSERNGRERRYTAIVSEEEYMAVETSNFLDRYQGNSLGGLVKTLFSSNALSADELDELRSLLNK; encoded by the coding sequence ATGAATGAATTAAAACGTCTACCAGATACAGAATTTTCTGTACTAAGAACCATTTGGCACCTGCCAAATCCAGTGACCTCTGCTCAAATCATTAGTCATTTGGGTGAAGATAATCACTGGAAACCCCAAACCTTATTGACTATTCTTGCGCGCTTGACGGAAAAAGGTTTTTTGAAGAGTGAGCGAAATGGTCGGGAACGTCGTTATACAGCTATTGTGTCTGAAGAAGAATACATGGCGGTTGAAACATCAAATTTTTTAGACCGTTACCAAGGGAATTCCCTTGGTGGTTTGGTCAAAACCCTCTTCTCCTCCAATGCTTTGTCAGCCGATGAACTGGATGAGTTAAGGAGCTTGTTAAATAAATAA
- a CDS encoding cytochrome c biogenesis CcdA family protein, with the protein MEFQWFTVLALFAEGLLSFLSPCVLPILPIYVGLLAGGAEGKEGEKKVLVNTLSFVVGIALTFFLLGFASSLLSRVLQANAQVLQIISGLLIVLMGILQLGWFNIPMLEREFSAKNKVYQAGKQVTPFLAFLMGFTFSFSWTPCIGPILASVFIYASSQQGWLSGILLLVYCLGFILPFILVAFFSQKMLAFFKNNRHYLAWTKRISGYLLLLIGLSILTGFFQQFVRFFH; encoded by the coding sequence ATGGAATTTCAATGGTTTACAGTTCTGGCTCTGTTTGCAGAAGGGCTCTTGTCTTTCTTATCACCCTGTGTACTGCCGATTTTACCCATCTATGTTGGTTTATTAGCAGGTGGAGCTGAGGGGAAAGAGGGAGAGAAGAAGGTTCTCGTCAATACGCTAAGTTTTGTAGTTGGGATTGCTCTGACCTTCTTCTTATTGGGATTTGCCTCTAGTTTGCTGAGTAGGGTCTTACAAGCAAATGCTCAAGTCTTGCAGATTATCAGTGGTCTATTGATTGTGCTGATGGGAATTTTGCAGTTGGGTTGGTTCAATATTCCTATGTTAGAGCGTGAATTTTCTGCTAAAAATAAGGTGTACCAAGCGGGAAAACAGGTCACTCCATTTTTAGCTTTCCTGATGGGTTTTACCTTTAGTTTTTCTTGGACTCCATGTATTGGACCTATTCTGGCATCTGTTTTTATTTATGCTAGCAGTCAGCAGGGTTGGTTGAGCGGTATCTTGCTGTTGGTCTATTGTCTTGGCTTTATTCTTCCCTTTATTTTGGTTGCCTTCTTTTCTCAGAAAATGTTGGCTTTCTTCAAGAACAATCGGCACTATTTGGCTTGGACCAAGCGTATTTCAGGCTATTTATTGCTCTTGATAGGCTTGAGTATTTTAACAGGTTTCTTCCAGCAATTTGTGCGTTTTTTCCACTAG
- the rpsD gene encoding 30S ribosomal protein S4 translates to MSRYTGPSWKQARRLGLSLTGTGKELARRNYVPGQHGPNNRSKLSEYGLQLAEKQKLRFSYGLGEKQFRNLFVQATKIKQGTLGFNFMLLLERRLDNVVYRLGLATTRRQARQFVNHGHILVDGKRVDIPSFRVEVGQVISVREKSIKVPAILEAVEATLGRPAFVSFDAEKLEGSLTRLPERDEINPEINEALVVEFYNKML, encoded by the coding sequence ATGTCACGTTATACAGGACCATCTTGGAAACAAGCTCGTCGTCTTGGCTTGTCATTGACAGGTACAGGTAAAGAATTGGCACGTCGTAACTACGTACCAGGTCAACACGGACCAAACAACCGTTCTAAATTGTCAGAATACGGTTTGCAATTGGCTGAGAAACAAAAATTGCGTTTCTCTTACGGTTTGGGTGAAAAACAATTCCGTAACTTGTTCGTACAAGCTACTAAAATCAAACAAGGTACTCTTGGTTTCAACTTCATGCTTCTTTTGGAGCGTCGTTTGGACAACGTTGTTTACCGTCTTGGTTTGGCAACTACTCGTCGTCAAGCACGTCAATTCGTAAACCACGGTCACATCCTTGTTGATGGCAAACGCGTTGATATCCCATCATTCCGCGTTGAAGTTGGTCAAGTTATCTCAGTTCGTGAGAAGTCAATCAAAGTTCCAGCTATCCTTGAAGCTGTTGAAGCAACTCTTGGCCGTCCAGCTTTCGTATCATTCGATGCTGAAAAGCTTGAAGGTTCATTGACTCGCTTGCCAGAACGCGACGAAATCAACCCAGAAATCAACGAAGCTCTTGTCGTAGAATTCTACAACAAAATGCTCTAA